Within the Pseudomonas chlororaphis subsp. aurantiaca genome, the region AGGGGCACCTGCAGGTTCTGGGTCAGGGTCAGGTTCTGCAAGCCGCCGCCGGCGCTGTAGCGGCCGATGCCCGTGGCCTGGGCCTCGGCGTCGCTGATGCCAAAGAAGGTCTGGGTCTGGCGGGCGTCGGCGAAATGCGCGGTGAGGTTGTTGCTGCCGATGATCCCCAGGCCCAGGGGATAACCGATTTCGCCGCCGACCTTGCCCAGCAGGCCGCCCTGGCCCTCGCCCGCGGCCACCGCGCTGCCGATGGAGGCGAACAGGCGCCAGAAATCGTCCGGCGCGTACTGGATGTAGCCGCCGACATCGGCCATGTTCGGCACGTCCCGCAGGCCGCGCAGCGAGCCGTTGGCGTTGCGTCCCGGCAAATAGTTGATATAGGGCCCGGCGCTGAAACCATTGCCCTTGAAGGCATCCCAGGTCAGGCCGTCGTCGGTGTCGAGGCTGACATCGCCCCACTCCAGATC harbors:
- a CDS encoding MipA/OmpV family protein, with translation MFSFTRSALLAVLLSLGAACGAFAEEGGQDGLGGSLGLGIGYQPHDPSGSRHDTVPLPYVDLEWGDVSLDTDDGLTWDAFKGNGFSAGPYINYLPGRNANGSLRGLRDVPNMADVGGYIQYAPDDFWRLFASIGSAVAAGEGQGGLLGKVGGEIGYPLGLGIIGSNNLTAHFADARQTQTFFGISDAEAQATGIGRYSAGGGLQNLTLTQNLQVPLGGNWSWMTSASWIHLTGSAADSTLVRERGEVNQGQVQTALSYQF